Proteins found in one Hippopotamus amphibius kiboko isolate mHipAmp2 chromosome 12, mHipAmp2.hap2, whole genome shotgun sequence genomic segment:
- the CHGB gene encoding secretogranin-1 → MQLAVLLGLVGAAMLAAVTSMPVDIRTHNEEMVTRCIIEVLSNALTHTPPITPECRQVLKKSGKELKDEEKSANENTRFEVRLLRDPADASLVPGPSGRKDTGEEDAQGPTVADTEGGGHSRERAREPQGSRVAEEAKIRYSYSEKSEGQDGEEEEAEKYQKRERGEGSHEERRLEGPGEAQTAFLNQRNQTPAKKEEFVSRYDAQSARGPETSHSRERSSQESGEEAGSREDRPGEPQSRPEGQGGPEDSEEDASPEVDKRRSRPRHHHGRSRPDRASQQGNPPPEGRGQPWEEPPVGTAGEEVRGPGDLDGARYEGRGPEAHRAPRPPREEEGPEPAARRSSLSPEPDGLAQGAREAREGDRGLEAGALRSALGGQPAAYPSLHRAEEKRFLGEAHRRAQGSQTDKARRHPQGELRSYLDDGEEEGEKGAQGKWPQNAEENREDARLRGTPYAPHHIPEKKRAGELRNPYYEPPQWRSTRSERKDHVHDNFLEGEEENGLTLNEKNFFPEYNYDWWEKKPFEEDVDWANEKRNLAPKLDLKRQYDRVAKLDQLLHYRKKSAEFPDFYDSEEPMSPHHAADNEEERAGQGVLTEEEEKELENLAAMDLELQKIAEKFSGNRRG, encoded by the exons ATGCAGCTGGCAGTGCTTCTCGGCCTCGTGGGAGCCGCGATGCTGGCGG ctgttACTTCTATGCCAGTGGACATCAGGACCCACAATGAGGAAATG GTGACTCGCTGCATCATCGAGGTCCTCTCAAATGCCCTGACCCACACTCCACCCATCACCCCTGAGTGCCGACAAGTCCTGAAGAAGA GTGGAAAAGAGctcaaagatgaagagaaaagtgcaaatgaaaacacaaggttTGAAGTGAGATTGTTAAGAGACCCAGCTGACGCCTCATTAGTCCCGGGGCCCTCGGGTAGGAAGGACACAGGGGAGGAGGACGCCCAAGGCCCGACAGTGGCAGACACGGAGGGCGGCGGGCACAGCCGAGAGCGGGCGCGCGAGCCCCAGGGCAGCCGAGTGGCCGAAGAAGCAAAGATACGCTATTCCTATTCCGAGAAGAGCGAGGGACAGGACGGGGAGGAAGAAGAGGcggaaaaatatcagaaaagggaGCGTGGGGAAGGCAGCCATGAGGAGAGACGCCTCGAAGGGCCAGGAGAGGCACAGACTGCTTTTCTCAACCAAAGGAACCAGACTCCGGCTAAGAAAGAGGAGTTCGTGTCCAGATACGATGCACAGTCTGCCCGGGGCCCCGAGACGTCGCACAGCCGGGAGAGGAGCAGCCAGGAGAGTGGAGAGGAGGCCGGGAGCCGGGAGGACCGGCCGGGAGAGCCGCAAAGCCGCCCCGAGGGCCAGGGAGGCCCCGAGGACAGCGAGGAGGATGCCAGCCCCGAAGTGGACAAACGGCGCTCGAGGCCCAGACACCACCATGGGAGGAGCCGGCCCGACAGAGCCTCTCAGCAGGGGAATCCTCCCCCGGAGGGAAGGGGACAGCCTTGGGAGGAGCCCCCCGTGGGCACGGccggggaggaggtgaggggccCCGGGGACCTGGATGGCGCCCGCTACGAGGGCAGAGGGCCGGAGGCGCACCGGGCTCCACGGCctcccagggaggaggagggcccaGAGCCAGCGGCCAGGAGAAGCAGCCTCAGCCCGGAGCCCGACGGCCTGGCGCAGGGGGCCCGCGAGGCGCGGGAGGGGGACAGAGGCCTGGAGGCCGGGGCCCTCCGCAGCGCCCTGGGAGGGCAGCCGGCAGCCTACCCCAGTCTACACCGGGCTGAAGAGAAGCGGTTCTTGGGTGAAGCCCACCGCCGTGCTCAGGGAAGCCAGACGGACAAGGCGAGGCGGCATCCGCAGGGCGAGTTGAGAAGTTACCTCGACGACGGTGAGGAGGAAGGTGAGAAAGGAGCCCAAGGGAAGTGGCCGCAGAACGCTGAAGAGAACAGAGAAGACGCCAGGCTTCGAGGCACACCGTATGCTCCCCATCACATCCCCGAAAAGAAGAGAGCAGGGGAGCTACGCAACCCGTACTACGAGCCTCCCCAGTGGAGGAGCACTCGTTCTGAGAGAAAAGACCACGTGCATGACAATTTTCTTGAGGGTGAAGAGGAAAATGGGCTGACCTTGAATGAGAAGAATTTCTTCCCAGAATACAACTATGACTGGTGGGAGAAAAAGCCCTTTGAGGAGGATGTCGACTGGGCAAACGAGAAGAGAAACCTGGCCCCCAAACTGGATCTGAAAAGGCAGTATGACAGAGTAGCCAAGCTGGACCAGCTCCTTCACTACAGGAAGAAGTCAGCTGAGTTCCCAGACTTCTATGACTCGGAGGAGCCCATGAGCCCCCACCACGCAGCAGACAATGAAGAGGAGAGGGCTGGCCAAGGAGTTCTGACGGAGGAAGAG GAAAAGGAACTTGAAAACTTGGCTGCGATGGATCTGGAACTACAGAAAATAGCTGAGAAGTTTAGTGGTAATCGAAGGGGCTGA